Genomic segment of Paenibacillus sp. FSL R5-0912:
GCTCAAGCTGGGCAACCTCAGCACGGCGGCTTCCCGCAAAACCAGCTTTGTCGTAACCTCCATTGAAGGGGGAATGGTTGTGCAGGAAAGTGACGTCCATTCCGTGAATCCGGAGGAGCTGCAGGTCGTAACCGACCGCAAACCAACGGAAGAAGAGCTGAAGCAGCTGCTCTTCAGCTGGAAGGTTGTTAAGCATGTGAAGTCGAACGCGATCGTGCTGGCGGCTGATAATATGACCGTAGGAGTAGGTGCAGGACAGATGAACCGTGTCGGCGCGGCTAAGATTGCGATCGAGCAGGCTGGAGAGAAATCCAAAGGCTCCGTGCTGGCTTCAGATGCCTTCTTCCCGATGGGAGATACCCTGGAGATGGCTGCCAAGGCTGGTATTACGGCAGTTATTCAGCCGGGCGGCTCGATTAAGGACGAGGAATCCATTAAGGTTGCTAATGAATACGGCATTGCCATGGTCTTCACCGGCGTTCGCCACTTCAAACACTAGAACGCTGGGAGGGTAACATACTTATGGATATTTTAGTGGTCGGCGGCGGCGGCCGGGAGCATGCGATCATCTGGAGCTTAATCCGCAGCCCCAAGGCCGGTAAAATCTACTGCGCACCCGGCAACGCCGGGATTGCGCAGCTTGCGGAATGTGTGCCGATCGGTGTATTTGAGTTCGATAAGCTGACCGCGTTCGCCAAGGAACGGGAGATCGCGCTGGTCGTGATCGGACCGGATGATCCGCTGGCAGCAGGGATCGTCGATGCATTCGAAGCACAGGACATTCCTGTATTCGGCCCGCGGAAGAATGCGGCTGAAATCGAGGGCAGCAAGACCTTCATGAAGGATCTGCTGCATAAGTACAGCATTCCGACAGCGGCGTATGAGAAGTTCAGCGATTACGGAACTGCACTTGCCTATCTGCGGACTCAGGAGCTGCCGATTGTAATCAAGGCGGACGGATTGGCCGCAGGCAAAGGGGTGACCGTGGCGTATTCCCGTGAGGAAGCGGAGGCGGCCCTGGAGGATATTATGGTGGCCAAGGTCTTTGGTGAAGCCGGCGCACAGGTCGTGATCGAGGAGTTTCTGGCGGGGCAGGAAATGTCGATTCTGGCCTTTGTGGATGGCGAAACAGTGCGTCCGATGGCAGCTGCACAGGACCATAAGCCGGTATTCGACGGCGATAAAGGACCTAATACGGGAGGTATGGGGACATACTCCCCGCTTCCGCATATCGATGAGGCTATTATCCGCGAAGCGGTGGAGACCATCATTGAGCCGACGGCCAGAGCCATGGTGGCTGAGGGGCGCCCCTTCAGCGGCGTGCTGTTCGCAGGGCTTATGATCTCGCCGGACGGCAGACCGAAGACGATAGAATTCAATGCCCGCTTCGGTGATCCCGAGACGCAGGTTGTTCTTCCCCGGCTGCAAAGCGACTTGCTGGAGATCTTTCTGGCTGTTACAGAAGGCAGGCTGGCGGATATCCAGATTGAGTGGAGCGAGGAGGCCGCAGTCTGCGTGGTCCTGGCTTCGGAAGGTTATCCCGGTCCGTATCCGAAGGGTGTGCCGATCAGCGGACTTGAAGCGGACACGGACGGACTGGTCTTCCATGCGGGAACCGCGCGCGGTGAGGATGGCAGCTGGGTAACCAGCGGCGGCCGGGTGCTTGGAGTTGTAGGCATGGGGCCTACGATTGCGCAAGCACGTGCAGCCGCATATGCCAGCGCAGCGAAGATTACATTCCCGGGCAAACAAAACCGCAGTGACATCGCTATGAAGGCTCTGATCTGAGGATAAAGCACTGTATTTCAGCCAGATAAGAGTGCCTATGCTTTGGGGCCAATGCAAATTCCCCGTATAGTCATCGAAGCTAAAGCCCCACTTTGCGGGGTTAGTTTATGCTATTAGACCCAAAAAAAGGACTGACAAGTAGTAGGAGAAGTGCTATAATACAACTCGTACGGGGGAAAATGTGCGGATATATACAGAAAAAGGGTCTTTCCTTTCATGGAAAGGCCTTTTTTAAAATTTCAATTGACGTAAAAGTTGTTTCCACTTGCTGATTTTCAGGAGATATAGAAAACCCCGTGCCGGGAAATGATACTTAAGTACAATAACAGCGATGCGGTTTATGCGGATGTTTAGTTACAGATTTAAGGGGGAATTAGTTTTGAGTAAGGTCGGAAGAAATGACTTATGCCCATGCGGAAGCGGGAAAAAATATAAGAAGTGCTGCTTGGATAAAGAAACGTCAGCAGTCGAATCCATACTGCGGCTGGTAACGACGGAGGATGCGGCAGCACAAGAGGCTGTATTCAGCGAATCCGTACAGGAACAGTCAGCAGCGGAGGCCGCTGTACGTACCGAGAGTAAGCTTACACTGCCCAAGCTGAAAAAGATGGTCGCACGCGAACTGAAATGGGAGCATCCGGCCCATGAACAGCTGGCGCTGCAGCTCATTGAGAGCATGAGAAATCAATACGACCGGGAACTGATTCTGGAAGCCCTGGTGCTGTGGAATGGCTTCTCCCGGCAGACCAAACCTGCGGTGAAGAAAGCCGGCTCGTTCTGCGCGGCTATCGAATATCTGCTGTCAGAGGAATACGGCTTCATGCTGTCGCAGACGGAGCTTGCTGATAAATACGAAGTTACGGCGGCCACCATCTCCCGTAAAGTCAAAGAAATATATAATTATGTCGAAGAACACGGAATGGGCGGAGAAGCTGATGAGCTGATCGCGCTGAATGGTCCGGGCACTCCCCAGGAGAAGGCGCAAGCCCTTCTGTACAAAGCGGTGGAGGCCACTTCTGCGAAACGCCGTGTTCAGCTGGCGGAGACGGCACTGGAGATTTATCCGGACAGTCCGGATGCCTATCTTATTCTGGCCGAGGAATCGGAGAATGAGCATGAGGCGCGTAAATTCCTCAAAGCGGGAATCGCTGCAGGCAGACGTGAACTGGGCGAGCTTTATTTTACCAAGAACAAAGGGTATTTCTGGGGGCTTACGGAGACCCGCCCTTATATCCGTATCTGCCAAAGCTATGCGGAATCCTGCTGGTTCGGCGGAAAGGCAGAGGAAGCAGCGGAGATTCTGGAGCATATTCTCGAGCTTAATCCGGGTGACAATACCGGCGCCCGCTATCTTTTGGCCGCTGTCTACTTGTACAGCAACCAGTTGAAGGAAGCGGAGCGGGTGATCAAGAACTACGGGGAAGACGATGCCGCAGCGGCTTTTGCCTATGACCGGATTGTACTGGAGTTCAAGAAGAACGGAATTACCTCACAGCTCAAAATGCTGTACCGTGTTGCGCGCGGAGTGAACAAGCATGTGCCTGATTATCTGCTGGGTGTGAAGCGGCTGCCGCATAATCTCCCGGATTTTGTCGGAATGGGCGATTCCAATGAAGCCATTGAATATGTCATTATGCATTCGCGTTTGTGGGCAAGCATGCCGGATCTGCTCAAATGGATGCTGAAACAATAGAACGTATACACGGGAATATCCAACACAGTCCTCCGGGGCTGTA
This window contains:
- the purD gene encoding phosphoribosylamine--glycine ligase; translated protein: MDILVVGGGGREHAIIWSLIRSPKAGKIYCAPGNAGIAQLAECVPIGVFEFDKLTAFAKEREIALVVIGPDDPLAAGIVDAFEAQDIPVFGPRKNAAEIEGSKTFMKDLLHKYSIPTAAYEKFSDYGTALAYLRTQELPIVIKADGLAAGKGVTVAYSREEAEAALEDIMVAKVFGEAGAQVVIEEFLAGQEMSILAFVDGETVRPMAAAQDHKPVFDGDKGPNTGGMGTYSPLPHIDEAIIREAVETIIEPTARAMVAEGRPFSGVLFAGLMISPDGRPKTIEFNARFGDPETQVVLPRLQSDLLEIFLAVTEGRLADIQIEWSEEAAVCVVLASEGYPGPYPKGVPISGLEADTDGLVFHAGTARGEDGSWVTSGGRVLGVVGMGPTIAQARAAAYASAAKITFPGKQNRSDIAMKALI
- a CDS encoding SEC-C metal-binding domain-containing protein, translating into MFSYRFKGELVLSKVGRNDLCPCGSGKKYKKCCLDKETSAVESILRLVTTEDAAAQEAVFSESVQEQSAAEAAVRTESKLTLPKLKKMVARELKWEHPAHEQLALQLIESMRNQYDRELILEALVLWNGFSRQTKPAVKKAGSFCAAIEYLLSEEYGFMLSQTELADKYEVTAATISRKVKEIYNYVEEHGMGGEADELIALNGPGTPQEKAQALLYKAVEATSAKRRVQLAETALEIYPDSPDAYLILAEESENEHEARKFLKAGIAAGRRELGELYFTKNKGYFWGLTETRPYIRICQSYAESCWFGGKAEEAAEILEHILELNPGDNTGARYLLAAVYLYSNQLKEAERVIKNYGEDDAAAAFAYDRIVLEFKKNGITSQLKMLYRVARGVNKHVPDYLLGVKRLPHNLPDFVGMGDSNEAIEYVIMHSRLWASMPDLLKWMLKQ